A part of Cardiocondyla obscurior isolate alpha-2009 linkage group LG23, Cobs3.1, whole genome shotgun sequence genomic DNA contains:
- the LOC139111237 gene encoding ATP-binding cassette sub-family G member 4 isoform X2, translating into MVEGGKNTMQNGLLSNGINGKSSAVRLQIMPAQPKTITHLPKRPPVDLAFTDLTYKVREGRKKNVKTILKSVSGRLRSSELTAIMGPSGAGKSTLLNILTGYKTSGAEGSITMNGHERNLSAFRKLSCYIMQDNQLHMNLTVEEAMKVAANLKLGSHISQAEKEEVIKEILEILGLSEHRRTMTSNLSGGQKKRLSIALELVNNPPIMFFDEPTSGLDSSSCFQCISLLKTLARGGRTIICTIHQPSARLFEMFDALYTLAEGQCVYQGSTSQLVPFLRTIGLNCPSYHNPASFIIEVSCGEYGDNIKNLINAINNGKYDIREGHTFPETKDGMNNCTAATGILKNGDNVDKLKIKNKNDISNLEEKFQEEKTGEINNGKLIPGYATNDIAKQTLDVAISMDLDKKDNASVALLDESIVVAPERYPISEFRQFYIILKRALLFSRRDWTLMYLRLFAHVLVAGLISALYYDIGNDGAKVLSNLGFLFFNMLFLMYTSMTITILSFPLELPVLLKENFNRWYSLKAYYLAITISDIPFQTIFCVLYVTVVYFLTSQPADMSRFSMFVGTCLLISFVAQSVGLVVGAAMNVQNGVFLAPVMSVPFLLFSGFFVSFDAIPVYLRWITYLSYIRYGFEGTALTIYGYGREKLKCFQVYCHFKNPETTLEELDMLDADFTLDILALVLIFVVLRISAYLFLRWKIKTVR; encoded by the exons ATGGTGGAAGGTGGAAAAAATACCATGCAGAACGGTCTGCTCAGCAACGGAATTAATGG GAAAAGTTCGGCGGTGCGGCTGCAGATCATGCCGGCGCAGCCGAAAACGATCACGCATCTGCCGAAGAGACCGCCGGTCGACTTGGCGTTCACCGATCTCACCTACAAAGTTCGAGAGGGCCGCAAAAAGA atgTGAAAACGATTCTGAAATCCGTCAGCGGCCGGCTGCGGTCCAGCGAGCTGACGGCTATTATGGGCCCTTCAGGCGCTGGAAAGTCAACGCTCCTAAATATTCTCACCGGATACAA AACGTCGGGCGCGGAGGGCAGCATCACGATGAACGGTCATGAAAGAAACCTCAGTGCCTTCAGGAAACTTTCTTGCTATATCATGCAGGATAATCAGCTACACATGAATCTAACGGTAGAGGAAGCTATGAAGGTTGCTGCGAACCTTAAGCTCGGCTCGCACATCAGCCAGGCGGAGAAGGAAGAAGTG ATCAAGGAAATCCTTGAAATTCTCGGCCTGTCTGAGCACCGTCGTACTATGACCTCGAATTTGAGCGGCGGTCAGAAGAAAAGACTGTCCATTGCTCTGGAGCTGGTGAACAACCCTCCCATAATGTTTTTCGACGAGCCAACTAG CGGATTGGACTCTTCATCCTGTTTCCAATGTATCTCGTTACTGAAAACTCTGGCACGTGGCGGCAGAACAATAATATGCACCATTCATCAGCCCAGTGCCAGACTTTTCGAGATGTTCGATGCTCTCTACACGCTGGCCGAAGGTCAATGCGTCTATCAAGGTTCTACGTCACAACTGGTGCCTTTTTTAAGAACGATCGGCCTCAATTGCCCGAGCTACCACAATCCGGCATCTTTCA tCATTGAAGTATCCTGTGGCGAATATGGCGATAACATTAAGAATTTAATCAACGCCATAAACAACGGGAAGTACGATATACGCGAAGGACACACGTTCCCGGAGACGAAAGACGGAATGAACAACTGCACCGCCGCGACGGGTATCTTGAAGAACGGTGATAACGTGGATAAATTGAAGATCAAGAACAAGAATGACATTAGCAATCTGGAAGAAAAGTTCCAGGAGGAGAAAACCGGCGAGATTAATAACGGAAAGCTCATTCCCGGTTACGCTACGAACGACATCGCCAAGCAAA cTCTGGACGTAGCAATATCTATGGATCTGGATAAGAAAGACAATGCCAGCGTAGCCTTGCTCGACGAATCAATTGTAGTTGCACCGGAAAGATATCCTATATCTGAATTCaggcaattttatattatcctGAAACGCGCTCTGCTTTTCAGTCGTAGAGATTGG ACTCTTATGTACCTTCGACTCTTCGCTCATGTTCTCGTGGCGGGATTAATTAGTGCGCTTTATTACGATATCGGAAATGACGGTGCCAAAGTACTGAGCAATCTGggatttctatttttcaacATGCTGTTCCTCATGTACACTTCCATGACAATTACAATCTTGTCCT tccCACTGGAATTGCCTGTGCTTTTGAAAGAGAACTTTAATAGATGGTACTCTCTCAAGGCGTATTATTTAGCAATTACTATCTCGGACATACCATTCCAG ACCATATTTTGCGTATTGTACGTCACCGTGGTGTACTTTTTAACCAGTCAGCCGGCGGATATGTCACGGTTCTCCATGTTCGTAGGCACTTGTCTACTAATTTCTTTCGTCGCGCAATCGGTGGGACTTGTGGTCGGCGCAGCGATGAACGTGCAGAACGGCGTATTCTTGGCGCCGGTTATGTCAGTGCCTTTCCTCCTATTCTCAGGGTTCTTCGTCAGCTTCGACGCAATCCCAGTATACTTAAGATGGATCACGTATCTTAGTTATATTAGATATGGTTTTGAGGGGACTGCGTTAACGATTTACGGCTACGGCCGAGAAAAACTAAAGTGTTTCCAG gTATATTGCCACTTTAAAAATCCAGAAACAACCCTGGAAGAACTAGACATGCTGGACGCCGATTTTACTTTAGATATCCTCGCTCTTGTACTCATCTTCGTCGTGCTGCGAATTTCCGCGTATCTGTTTTTacgttggaaaataaaaaccgTCCGGTAA
- the LOC139111237 gene encoding ATP-binding cassette sub-family G member 4 isoform X1, whose protein sequence is MKHEGNCSKVDDSNAILLQPRKSSAVRLQIMPAQPKTITHLPKRPPVDLAFTDLTYKVREGRKKNVKTILKSVSGRLRSSELTAIMGPSGAGKSTLLNILTGYKTSGAEGSITMNGHERNLSAFRKLSCYIMQDNQLHMNLTVEEAMKVAANLKLGSHISQAEKEEVIKEILEILGLSEHRRTMTSNLSGGQKKRLSIALELVNNPPIMFFDEPTSGLDSSSCFQCISLLKTLARGGRTIICTIHQPSARLFEMFDALYTLAEGQCVYQGSTSQLVPFLRTIGLNCPSYHNPASFIIEVSCGEYGDNIKNLINAINNGKYDIREGHTFPETKDGMNNCTAATGILKNGDNVDKLKIKNKNDISNLEEKFQEEKTGEINNGKLIPGYATNDIAKQTLDVAISMDLDKKDNASVALLDESIVVAPERYPISEFRQFYIILKRALLFSRRDWTLMYLRLFAHVLVAGLISALYYDIGNDGAKVLSNLGFLFFNMLFLMYTSMTITILSFPLELPVLLKENFNRWYSLKAYYLAITISDIPFQTIFCVLYVTVVYFLTSQPADMSRFSMFVGTCLLISFVAQSVGLVVGAAMNVQNGVFLAPVMSVPFLLFSGFFVSFDAIPVYLRWITYLSYIRYGFEGTALTIYGYGREKLKCFQVYCHFKNPETTLEELDMLDADFTLDILALVLIFVVLRISAYLFLRWKIKTVR, encoded by the exons ATGAAGCATGAGGGAAATTGCTCGAAGGTGGACGATTCcaatgcaattttattgcaaCCTAGGAAAAGTTCGGCGGTGCGGCTGCAGATCATGCCGGCGCAGCCGAAAACGATCACGCATCTGCCGAAGAGACCGCCGGTCGACTTGGCGTTCACCGATCTCACCTACAAAGTTCGAGAGGGCCGCAAAAAGA atgTGAAAACGATTCTGAAATCCGTCAGCGGCCGGCTGCGGTCCAGCGAGCTGACGGCTATTATGGGCCCTTCAGGCGCTGGAAAGTCAACGCTCCTAAATATTCTCACCGGATACAA AACGTCGGGCGCGGAGGGCAGCATCACGATGAACGGTCATGAAAGAAACCTCAGTGCCTTCAGGAAACTTTCTTGCTATATCATGCAGGATAATCAGCTACACATGAATCTAACGGTAGAGGAAGCTATGAAGGTTGCTGCGAACCTTAAGCTCGGCTCGCACATCAGCCAGGCGGAGAAGGAAGAAGTG ATCAAGGAAATCCTTGAAATTCTCGGCCTGTCTGAGCACCGTCGTACTATGACCTCGAATTTGAGCGGCGGTCAGAAGAAAAGACTGTCCATTGCTCTGGAGCTGGTGAACAACCCTCCCATAATGTTTTTCGACGAGCCAACTAG CGGATTGGACTCTTCATCCTGTTTCCAATGTATCTCGTTACTGAAAACTCTGGCACGTGGCGGCAGAACAATAATATGCACCATTCATCAGCCCAGTGCCAGACTTTTCGAGATGTTCGATGCTCTCTACACGCTGGCCGAAGGTCAATGCGTCTATCAAGGTTCTACGTCACAACTGGTGCCTTTTTTAAGAACGATCGGCCTCAATTGCCCGAGCTACCACAATCCGGCATCTTTCA tCATTGAAGTATCCTGTGGCGAATATGGCGATAACATTAAGAATTTAATCAACGCCATAAACAACGGGAAGTACGATATACGCGAAGGACACACGTTCCCGGAGACGAAAGACGGAATGAACAACTGCACCGCCGCGACGGGTATCTTGAAGAACGGTGATAACGTGGATAAATTGAAGATCAAGAACAAGAATGACATTAGCAATCTGGAAGAAAAGTTCCAGGAGGAGAAAACCGGCGAGATTAATAACGGAAAGCTCATTCCCGGTTACGCTACGAACGACATCGCCAAGCAAA cTCTGGACGTAGCAATATCTATGGATCTGGATAAGAAAGACAATGCCAGCGTAGCCTTGCTCGACGAATCAATTGTAGTTGCACCGGAAAGATATCCTATATCTGAATTCaggcaattttatattatcctGAAACGCGCTCTGCTTTTCAGTCGTAGAGATTGG ACTCTTATGTACCTTCGACTCTTCGCTCATGTTCTCGTGGCGGGATTAATTAGTGCGCTTTATTACGATATCGGAAATGACGGTGCCAAAGTACTGAGCAATCTGggatttctatttttcaacATGCTGTTCCTCATGTACACTTCCATGACAATTACAATCTTGTCCT tccCACTGGAATTGCCTGTGCTTTTGAAAGAGAACTTTAATAGATGGTACTCTCTCAAGGCGTATTATTTAGCAATTACTATCTCGGACATACCATTCCAG ACCATATTTTGCGTATTGTACGTCACCGTGGTGTACTTTTTAACCAGTCAGCCGGCGGATATGTCACGGTTCTCCATGTTCGTAGGCACTTGTCTACTAATTTCTTTCGTCGCGCAATCGGTGGGACTTGTGGTCGGCGCAGCGATGAACGTGCAGAACGGCGTATTCTTGGCGCCGGTTATGTCAGTGCCTTTCCTCCTATTCTCAGGGTTCTTCGTCAGCTTCGACGCAATCCCAGTATACTTAAGATGGATCACGTATCTTAGTTATATTAGATATGGTTTTGAGGGGACTGCGTTAACGATTTACGGCTACGGCCGAGAAAAACTAAAGTGTTTCCAG gTATATTGCCACTTTAAAAATCCAGAAACAACCCTGGAAGAACTAGACATGCTGGACGCCGATTTTACTTTAGATATCCTCGCTCTTGTACTCATCTTCGTCGTGCTGCGAATTTCCGCGTATCTGTTTTTacgttggaaaataaaaaccgTCCGGTAA